From a region of the Helicobacter hepaticus ATCC 51449 genome:
- the gap gene encoding type I glyceraldehyde-3-phosphate dehydrogenase, which yields MAIKLAINGTGRIGLCAARIIGQRDDVELVAMNTTADIDTLVHLLRYDSVHRSYDIEKIDKQTLCIGKSKNVKIVSDRDPRNLDFGAAVGVLECTGKFNSLEKSSLHLKDNIKKVIISAPADDAPTFVYGVNHTNYQGQSVISNASCTTNCLAPIVKVLDSHFGIENGLMSTIHSYTNDQNLLDVKHKDLRRARAAALNMIPTSTGAAKAIGLVLPHLAGKLNGISVRVPTPDVSLVDLSVNLKSKVSKESINEAFYKAQEGAMKGLIIVDDEQRVSSDFIGSSASAIIVSDKSIAIDKSAKILAWYDNEMGYTHRLVDMSVYVCRT from the coding sequence ATGGCGATTAAGCTCGCAATTAATGGCACTGGGCGTATAGGACTTTGTGCAGCGAGAATTATCGGACAACGCGATGATGTGGAGCTTGTAGCAATGAATACTACAGCAGATATTGATACACTTGTGCATTTGCTACGTTATGATTCTGTGCATAGGAGCTATGACATAGAAAAAATAGATAAACAGACTTTATGTATTGGCAAAAGCAAAAATGTTAAGATTGTAAGCGATAGAGATCCTAGAAATCTTGATTTTGGTGCAGCTGTGGGTGTGCTAGAATGCACAGGCAAATTTAATTCCCTTGAAAAATCAAGCCTTCATCTTAAAGATAATATTAAAAAAGTCATCATATCTGCTCCTGCAGATGATGCGCCCACATTTGTTTATGGCGTTAATCACACAAATTATCAAGGGCAAAGTGTCATTTCAAATGCTTCTTGCACCACAAATTGTCTTGCACCCATTGTGAAAGTGCTTGATTCTCACTTTGGTATAGAAAATGGTTTGATGAGCACGATTCATAGTTACACAAATGATCAGAATCTCCTTGATGTCAAACATAAAGACTTGCGCCGAGCACGTGCAGCAGCATTAAATATGATTCCTACGAGCACAGGAGCAGCAAAAGCAATAGGGCTTGTATTACCTCATCTTGCGGGAAAACTTAATGGGATTTCTGTGCGTGTGCCAACTCCTGATGTGAGTCTTGTGGATTTAAGTGTAAATCTTAAAAGTAAAGTGAGCAAAGAAAGTATCAATGAAGCATTTTATAAAGCTCAAGAGGGGGCAATGAAAGGTCTTATTATCGTTGATGATGAGCAAAGGGTATCAAGTGATTTTATTGGCTCAAGTGCGAGCGCAATCATTGTGTCTGATAAGAGCATAGCTATTGATAAAAGCGCAAAGATTCTTGCGTGGTATGATAATGAGATGGGTTATACTCATCGCCTTGTAGATATGAGTGTATATGTATGTAGGACATAA
- a CDS encoding DUF5131 family protein, with protein MGRLHYTEVWNFITGCTQISPACDYCYAMTMTKKLQATSKSELDKTINKLDYSKCTPKCKDITMSEEGDKLHIVCECKNTEHLIETPKYYYGWEQVVFHKSMLEEILNTNMYPSGSKVCVCNMSDLFHEDIDSQDLALVFEYMIKRKDLIFQVLTKRPERMLESVKNNIVNTDDTKHIWFGISAEDQAMFGKRMPSLVEVKKNLGEKVKIFAMIEPMMSGIDLQSYKDKLDWVVVGGENIPENPKKARSMQYEWVEDLYEQCRQYDIAFFFKQWGSNPRNRPDLINLKSGFPKVEEVET; from the coding sequence ATGGGTAGGTTGCATTATACAGAAGTTTGGAATTTTATTACAGGTTGCACCCAAATATCCCCAGCGTGTGATTATTGCTATGCTATGACTATGACTAAGAAATTGCAAGCTACATCAAAAAGCGAGCTTGATAAAACTATAAATAAACTTGATTATAGTAAGTGTACCCCTAAATGTAAAGATATTACGATGAGTGAAGAAGGCGATAAATTGCATATAGTATGTGAATGCAAAAATACTGAACATTTGATTGAAACACCTAAATATTATTATGGGTGGGAGCAAGTTGTATTTCATAAAAGTATGTTAGAAGAAATACTAAACACAAATATGTATCCAAGCGGTTCTAAGGTTTGTGTATGCAATATGAGTGATTTATTCCACGAGGATATAGACTCGCAAGATTTAGCTCTTGTTTTTGAGTATATGATTAAGCGTAAGGATTTGATTTTCCAAGTGCTCACTAAACGACCGGAGCGAATGTTAGAGAGTGTGAAAAACAATATAGTAAATACAGATGATACAAAGCATATTTGGTTTGGTATATCAGCTGAAGATCAAGCTATGTTTGGCAAGCGTATGCCATCGCTTGTAGAGGTTAAAAAAAATTTGGGTGAAAAGGTGAAAATTTTTGCGATGATTGAGCCTATGATGAGTGGGATTGATTTACAATCTTATAAGGACAAGCTTGATTGGGTTGTTGTCGGAGGAGAGAATATCCCTGAAAACCCAAAAAAAGCAAGAAGTATGCAATATGAATGGGTAGAAGATTTGTATGAACAATGTAGACAATATGATATTGCTTTCTTTTTTAAACAATGGGGAAGTAATCCTAGAAATAGACCAGATTTGATTAATTTAAAGTCGGGATTCCCGAAGGTTGAGGAAGTTGAAACCTAA
- a CDS encoding RNA degradosome polyphosphate kinase, whose amino-acid sequence MTINDSKMYFNRELSWLKFNTRVLNEAKNTNIPLLERLKFVAIYGTNLDEFYMIRVAGLKRLYASGITEVGADKLTPLQQLKSIREYLDKEKNMLESVFKEIQSGLAKEGMHIKQVNQLNNEQKKRLHEFFINYLYPVIVPVAIDATHPFPHLNNLSFAIALKLKDTQEGSVKFAMVRISRLLSRFVEIESGVFIAVEDIVGEFASELFGEYEILNYVPFRITRNADMEIEEEEADDFIEIMSEGLKTRRKGEVVRLEIGADKDSSLLDFINSHLKVDAKDVYVYHIPLNLSGLWELVGSKAYAHLTTPPFNPKTLPPLHGSREILSTMENDDILLFHPYESFDPIVNFIQSAAKDPDVLSIRMTLYRVGKNSPIVKALIQAAENNKQVTALVELKARFDEENNLYWAHSLESAGAHVIYGVPGLKVHAKIALVIKKIGNTLKEYVHLSTGNYNPSTAKIYTDISFLTCNQSFAKDAIKLFHSLSTGSSYRTKLSHLLIAPTQIKTKILELIEHEKKMGSEGRIIMKANAFIDIDVIRALYGASIAGVKIDLIVRGVCALRPGIKGVSENIRVFSIIGKYLEHARIYHFKNDKVGVYFASADIMPRNLERRVEILTPSLNTQMSKRLMEILQMQLNDNVQMYELQSNGEYQKVVSSQKPFSSQLAYEEYVNAIYGDLVRNDEVNKAKKLAKRMLKES is encoded by the coding sequence ATGACAATTAATGATTCAAAAATGTATTTTAATCGTGAGCTTTCGTGGCTCAAATTTAATACACGTGTGCTTAATGAAGCTAAAAACACTAATATTCCGCTTTTGGAGCGATTAAAATTTGTAGCAATTTATGGGACAAATCTTGATGAATTTTATATGATACGCGTAGCAGGGCTTAAACGTTTGTATGCAAGTGGAATTACCGAAGTGGGCGCAGATAAACTTACGCCATTGCAGCAGCTTAAAAGTATACGCGAATACCTTGATAAAGAAAAAAATATGCTTGAGAGTGTTTTTAAGGAGATTCAAAGTGGCTTAGCAAAGGAAGGTATGCACATTAAACAAGTCAATCAGTTAAATAATGAGCAAAAAAAGCGATTGCACGAATTTTTTATTAATTATTTGTATCCTGTGATTGTGCCTGTGGCAATAGATGCTACACACCCCTTTCCTCATCTAAATAATTTAAGTTTTGCCATTGCGCTTAAACTTAAAGATACACAAGAGGGGAGTGTAAAATTTGCTATGGTAAGAATCTCGCGTTTGCTTTCGCGTTTTGTGGAGATTGAAAGCGGCGTGTTTATAGCGGTTGAAGATATTGTAGGTGAGTTTGCAAGTGAATTGTTTGGAGAATATGAGATTCTCAATTATGTTCCTTTTAGAATCACGCGTAATGCGGATATGGAAATTGAAGAAGAAGAGGCAGATGATTTTATAGAGATTATGAGTGAGGGGCTTAAAACTCGTAGGAAAGGTGAAGTAGTGCGTCTTGAGATAGGTGCAGATAAAGATAGTAGCCTTTTAGATTTTATTAATTCTCATTTAAAAGTTGATGCTAAAGATGTTTATGTTTATCATATTCCGCTCAATTTAAGTGGATTGTGGGAGTTGGTAGGGAGCAAGGCATATGCTCATCTTACCACTCCACCTTTTAATCCAAAAACACTTCCACCATTACACGGGAGTAGAGAGATTCTCTCTACAATGGAAAATGATGATATTTTGCTCTTCCACCCCTATGAAAGCTTTGATCCAATAGTGAATTTTATTCAGAGCGCAGCAAAAGACCCTGATGTGCTCTCCATTCGTATGACACTTTATCGTGTAGGAAAAAATTCACCTATTGTTAAAGCTCTCATACAGGCAGCTGAAAATAATAAGCAAGTAACGGCGTTGGTTGAGTTAAAAGCACGATTTGATGAAGAAAATAATCTGTATTGGGCGCATTCTTTAGAATCTGCTGGAGCACACGTTATTTATGGTGTGCCCGGACTTAAGGTGCATGCCAAAATTGCGCTTGTGATTAAAAAAATTGGCAATACACTTAAAGAATATGTGCATTTAAGCACAGGAAATTATAATCCTAGCACTGCAAAAATTTATACTGATATTTCGTTCTTAACTTGCAATCAGTCTTTTGCAAAAGATGCAATTAAACTTTTCCACTCTCTCTCTACAGGTTCTTCATATCGCACCAAGCTTAGTCATTTATTGATTGCTCCTACACAGATTAAGACTAAAATTTTAGAGCTTATTGAACACGAAAAGAAAATGGGAAGTGAAGGGCGCATTATTATGAAAGCAAATGCTTTTATAGACATTGATGTGATACGTGCACTTTATGGAGCATCAATAGCTGGAGTAAAGATTGATTTGATTGTGCGTGGTGTATGTGCCTTGCGTCCGGGTATAAAGGGTGTGAGTGAAAATATTCGTGTATTTTCAATCATTGGAAAATACCTTGAACACGCTAGAATCTATCATTTTAAGAATGATAAAGTAGGCGTATATTTTGCTTCAGCAGATATTATGCCTCGTAATTTAGAGCGACGTGTGGAGATTCTCACACCAAGCTTAAATACACAGATGAGCAAACGTTTAATGGAGATTCTCCAAATGCAGCTTAATGATAACGTCCAAATGTATGAACTACAAAGCAATGGGGAGTATCAGAAAGTAGTGAGCTCACAAAAACCCTTTAGTTCACAACTTGCTTATGAGGAATATGTGAATGCTATTTATGGAGATTTGGTAAGAAATGATGAGGTGAATAAGGCAAAAAAACTTGCTAAAAGAATGCTCAAAGAGAGTTAA
- a CDS encoding menaquinone biosynthesis decarboxylase, whose translation MALDSHQLITFLQSHNELTIIDEPLDIYLQIPQLAYLEVKKPTSKALLFTNPICAKSGKTFDIPVLMNIFGSHQRLNLLVDKPIPQIATHIQHLLRFSPPKGIKEIFSRLKELAHLRFVFPKYTKSKGLCQDTIIIGEEINLFNLPILTTWEHDGGAFITMGQVYTQSIDGKAKNLGMYRLQVYDEKHLGLHWQIHKDSQHFFHQYKQAGEKMPVSIALGGDPLYIWCGQAPLPMGIFELMLYGFIRSKKPVLCPCITNPLFVPNDVDIVIEGWVDTTQMRDEGPFGDHTGFYTPIEPYPVLEVSAITMRKKPIFPATIVGKPPLEDKYMGYLTERVFLPLLQTTAHGLKDYHMPENGVFHNLIFAKIKPDYPSHSKQIMHNFWGVGQMSFVKHAIFVDENAPELTDYEALGTYILERFSPNNLLITEGICDALDHASPHFAHGGKLGVEAITPVHKPSFIALNDECLWKKFAPLFPQATALKQYFTHTPNPICIVSVVKQSHLFTDLNENLKGFQALQNCLSIIIFVDSHKNHLTNPYMLTWRIVNNIDAKRDILIVENLVFIDATDKSTCDGHLREWPQDTNCSPSVIATLKKKGLIDDIDDEFLEHFGILH comes from the coding sequence ATGGCTTTAGATTCTCATCAGCTCATTACATTTTTGCAATCTCACAATGAACTGACTATTATTGATGAACCTCTTGATATTTATCTGCAAATTCCTCAGCTTGCCTATCTTGAAGTTAAAAAACCAACGAGCAAGGCTCTTCTTTTTACAAATCCTATTTGTGCTAAAAGTGGAAAAACCTTTGATATACCCGTGCTTATGAATATTTTTGGCTCACATCAAAGACTTAACCTCCTCGTTGATAAGCCAATTCCACAAATTGCTACTCACATACAACATCTTTTGCGCTTTAGCCCACCTAAAGGTATAAAAGAGATTTTCTCTCGGCTTAAAGAACTTGCTCACTTGCGCTTTGTTTTTCCTAAATACACGAAATCTAAAGGTCTATGCCAAGATACTATTATTATAGGTGAAGAAATTAATCTTTTTAATCTCCCCATTCTCACAACTTGGGAACACGATGGGGGAGCATTTATTACTATGGGGCAAGTTTATACCCAAAGCATTGATGGCAAAGCAAAAAATTTAGGTATGTATCGTCTGCAGGTCTATGATGAAAAACATTTAGGATTACATTGGCAGATTCATAAAGATTCTCAACATTTTTTTCATCAATATAAACAAGCAGGGGAAAAAATGCCTGTGAGTATTGCTCTTGGCGGCGACCCACTCTATATTTGGTGCGGACAGGCACCTTTACCTATGGGTATCTTTGAACTAATGCTCTATGGCTTTATCCGCTCTAAAAAGCCTGTGCTTTGCCCGTGTATCACTAACCCACTCTTTGTGCCAAATGATGTAGATATTGTTATTGAAGGTTGGGTAGATACTACACAAATGCGAGATGAGGGACCATTTGGCGATCATACAGGATTCTATACGCCCATTGAACCTTATCCTGTGCTTGAAGTGAGTGCAATCACGATGCGAAAAAAACCTATTTTTCCTGCTACAATCGTTGGCAAACCTCCGCTTGAGGATAAATATATGGGTTATTTAACAGAGCGCGTATTTTTGCCATTATTACAAACTACTGCACACGGATTAAAGGATTATCATATGCCCGAAAATGGCGTATTCCATAATCTTATTTTTGCAAAAATCAAGCCTGATTATCCTTCGCATAGTAAGCAGATTATGCACAATTTTTGGGGAGTGGGGCAAATGAGCTTTGTAAAACACGCTATTTTTGTTGATGAAAATGCACCCGAACTGACAGATTATGAAGCGCTTGGCACTTACATACTTGAGCGCTTCTCTCCTAATAATCTGCTTATTACAGAGGGAATCTGTGATGCACTTGATCACGCAAGCCCACATTTTGCTCACGGAGGAAAGCTTGGTGTAGAAGCTATTACACCCGTGCATAAGCCTTCATTTATTGCTCTTAATGATGAGTGCTTATGGAAGAAATTTGCTCCACTTTTTCCTCAAGCCACTGCTTTAAAGCAATATTTTACTCACACGCCCAATCCCATTTGTATTGTAAGTGTGGTAAAGCAAAGTCATCTCTTTACAGATTTAAATGAGAATCTTAAAGGTTTTCAAGCTTTACAAAACTGCTTAAGTATTATTATCTTTGTAGATTCGCATAAAAATCATCTCACAAACCCTTATATGCTTACTTGGCGGATTGTTAATAATATTGATGCAAAGCGTGATATTCTTATTGTTGAAAATCTTGTTTTTATTGATGCAACCGATAAATCAACCTGTGATGGACATCTGCGCGAGTGGCCCCAAGATACAAATTGTAGCCCATCTGTCATCGCCACATTAAAGAAAAAGGGACTTATTGATGATATAGATGATGAATTTTTAGAGCATTTTGGTATCTTACATTAA
- the rplM gene encoding 50S ribosomal protein L13 produces the protein MELTKIATQNDINRQWIVLDAKDKVFGRLITEIATLLRGKHKPCFTPHIDCGDFVVIINATEVKFTGMKLKDKEYFTHSGYFGSTKSKTLQEMLEKTPEKLYHLAVRGMLPKNKLGRAMLKKLKVYRGSEHPHSAQVAKSSK, from the coding sequence ATGGAATTGACAAAAATAGCAACACAAAATGACATCAATCGTCAGTGGATTGTGCTTGATGCAAAAGATAAAGTCTTTGGTCGCCTTATCACAGAAATAGCTACTCTTTTACGAGGCAAACACAAACCTTGTTTCACACCTCATATTGATTGTGGCGATTTTGTAGTCATTATTAATGCCACAGAAGTAAAATTCACAGGTATGAAACTCAAAGACAAAGAATACTTCACGCATTCAGGTTACTTTGGCAGCACTAAGAGTAAAACACTTCAAGAAATGTTAGAAAAAACTCCCGAAAAACTCTATCATCTTGCGGTGCGAGGTATGCTCCCCAAAAACAAACTTGGACGAGCTATGCTTAAAAAACTCAAAGTTTATCGCGGCAGTGAGCACCCACACAGCGCTCAAGTCGCTAAAAGCTCAAAATAA
- the rpsI gene encoding 30S ribosomal protein S9 has product MAKVYATGKRKTAIAKVWLTSGSGKLNINGQSLNDWLGGHEAIKMKVMQPLILTKQEKSVDIHAVTLGGGYSAQAEALRHGISKALNAYDVAFRAMLKPKGLLTRDSRVVERKKYGKRKARRSPQFSKR; this is encoded by the coding sequence ATGGCAAAAGTTTATGCAACAGGAAAAAGAAAAACAGCAATCGCGAAAGTTTGGCTTACTTCTGGGAGCGGTAAGCTCAATATCAATGGGCAAAGTCTCAATGACTGGCTTGGAGGACACGAAGCTATTAAAATGAAAGTAATGCAACCGCTTATCCTTACCAAACAAGAAAAATCAGTGGATATTCACGCTGTTACACTTGGTGGTGGATATTCAGCTCAAGCAGAAGCTTTGCGACACGGCATTTCAAAAGCACTTAATGCCTATGATGTTGCCTTCAGAGCGATGTTAAAACCAAAAGGACTTTTAACACGAGATTCTCGTGTGGTTGAACGAAAAAAATATGGAAAACGAAAAGCACGCCGAAGCCCACAATTCTCAAAAAGGTAA
- a CDS encoding MBL fold metallo-hydrolase → MEILSQSFGEYQTNCYICKFPQGEIVIDAGMGAHNWVIEKCPSPLAFLNTHGHFDHIWSNATLKSHFPNVPLVCPALDAFMLESDCFDIGVTPSTPDILTQCQKGTQKLDFKGIEVIFSHFPGHTPGCSIVEIEGEIFSGDFIFHRSIGRSDFTYSNSMDMRESLIRFSSLPSNPNKTIHPGHGISTNLAEEQRNVSFWIKQLEHSL, encoded by the coding sequence GTGGAAATTCTCTCTCAAAGTTTTGGCGAGTATCAGACAAATTGTTATATTTGCAAATTTCCTCAAGGAGAGATTGTTATTGATGCAGGAATGGGGGCGCATAATTGGGTTATAGAAAAATGCCCCTCTCCGCTTGCTTTCCTTAATACGCACGGTCATTTTGACCATATTTGGAGCAATGCTACACTTAAATCTCACTTTCCCAATGTGCCATTAGTTTGTCCCGCGCTTGATGCATTTATGTTAGAATCTGATTGCTTTGATATAGGCGTAACTCCTAGCACTCCAGATATTCTTACACAATGTCAAAAAGGCACGCAAAAACTTGATTTTAAAGGTATTGAAGTAATATTCTCTCATTTTCCCGGACACACCCCGGGTTGCTCTATTGTGGAGATTGAGGGAGAAATTTTTAGTGGTGATTTTATTTTTCATCGCTCCATTGGGCGGAGTGATTTTACTTACTCAAACTCAATGGATATGAGAGAATCTCTGATACGCTTTAGCTCTTTACCCTCAAATCCAAACAAAACAATCCACCCCGGACACGGAATTTCAACAAATCTTGCTGAAGAACAACGCAATGTCAGTTTTTGGATTAAACAGCTAGAACATAGTTTATAA
- the motA gene encoding flagellar motor stator protein MotA: MDITTIGGLIGAIISLCVGDFLEGGNPLHLIHISSLIIIIPTAMCAASSATHATHIKGAMKELKIVFGSTGVNLNEIIRQLVELATLARKDGVLALEGKAAQIEDDFLRQSLSMIIDGRDAHAVREDMEVQIESLEEYYKGCSHFWILYAETCPTMGLVGAVMGLMLALQLLDDPKAMAAGIAGAFTATVTGIFCSYALFGPWGHKMHSKSADIIRGRMVVLEGVVGIANGDNPRNLEEKLLGFIPPGEPKISQFE, from the coding sequence ATGGATATAACGACCATTGGTGGGCTAATTGGGGCGATTATAAGCCTTTGTGTTGGGGACTTTCTTGAGGGAGGTAACCCCCTGCATCTTATCCACATAAGCTCACTGATTATTATCATACCTACCGCTATGTGTGCTGCCTCAAGTGCTACACACGCCACACATATCAAAGGTGCAATGAAAGAGCTCAAAATCGTTTTTGGTTCAACAGGAGTGAATCTCAATGAAATAATACGACAGCTTGTAGAACTTGCTACACTCGCAAGAAAAGATGGTGTGCTTGCACTTGAAGGAAAGGCGGCACAAATTGAAGATGACTTCTTGCGTCAATCCCTTTCAATGATTATTGACGGACGAGATGCTCACGCTGTGCGTGAAGATATGGAAGTGCAAATAGAATCGCTTGAAGAATATTATAAGGGTTGCTCACACTTTTGGATTCTCTATGCAGAAACTTGTCCTACAATGGGGCTAGTTGGAGCGGTTATGGGACTTATGCTTGCCCTCCAGTTGCTTGATGACCCAAAAGCGATGGCAGCAGGTATTGCGGGTGCATTTACCGCGACCGTTACAGGGATTTTCTGTTCTTATGCACTTTTTGGACCTTGGGGACATAAAATGCACTCTAAAAGCGCAGATATAATAAGGGGACGTATGGTTGTTTTAGAAGGTGTTGTAGGTATTGCTAATGGTGATAACCCTCGCAACCTTGAAGAGAAATTACTTGGATTTATTCCACCCGGTGAGCCTAAAATCTCACAATTTGAATAA
- the motB gene encoding flagellar motor protein MotB, whose product MAKKKKCPECPAGEKWAVPYADFLSLLLALFIALWAISSTSNADSELLKTEFVKIFDFTLTSPLNSDQDDVNDSETENESGAISESSSVTSAEIEQMAEEGGILEQMEMGMSLRLPSNLFFDSGSAEINNSDVFLYLQRMSAIIKKLPDYVKIDVRGYTDNAPLPVGSRYKDNYELSSARSLSVMKNLIKNGISPERISFSGYGEHQAIAPNDSALNRAKNNRVEIFFFVDPKDAPVTQSILEETLQNSQQ is encoded by the coding sequence ATGGCTAAAAAGAAAAAATGTCCAGAGTGTCCTGCAGGAGAGAAATGGGCTGTTCCATATGCAGACTTCCTCTCACTTTTATTGGCACTCTTTATTGCGCTATGGGCGATTTCATCTACAAGCAATGCGGATTCTGAATTGCTTAAAACCGAGTTTGTTAAAATTTTTGATTTTACGCTTACCTCTCCACTCAATTCTGACCAAGATGATGTTAATGATTCTGAAACAGAAAATGAAAGTGGGGCAATAAGTGAAAGTTCATCGGTTACTTCAGCAGAAATAGAACAAATGGCAGAAGAAGGCGGAATTTTAGAGCAAATGGAAATGGGTATGTCATTGCGCCTCCCTTCTAATCTTTTCTTTGATTCTGGTAGTGCAGAGATTAATAATAGCGATGTATTTTTGTATCTCCAACGAATGAGTGCTATTATCAAAAAACTGCCCGATTATGTAAAAATTGATGTGCGAGGCTACACAGATAATGCACCACTGCCCGTTGGTTCACGCTATAAAGATAATTATGAGCTCTCCTCTGCACGAAGTTTAAGCGTGATGAAAAATCTTATTAAAAATGGTATTTCTCCCGAGCGAATCTCATTTTCTGGCTATGGAGAGCATCAAGCGATTGCACCTAATGATAGCGCGCTCAATCGTGCAAAAAATAATCGTGTAGAGATATTTTTCTTTGTCGATCCAAAAGATGCACCTGTAACGCAATCTATTTTAGAAGAAACTCTGCAAAACTCGCAGCAGTAA
- the ruvB gene encoding Holliday junction branch migration DNA helicase RuvB: MSLGEGEKVNRVVDMEKYSFESVQELSLRPNVWEEYIGQEKIKKNLKVFIEASKKRKECLDHILFFGPPGLGKTTLSHIIAHEMGCNIKVSAAPMIEKSGDLAAILTNLNEGDILFIDEIHRLSPAIEEILYPAMEDFRLDIIIGSGPAAQTLKIDLAPFTLIGATTRAGMLSNPLRDRFGMSFRLQFYEPKELSAIVICASSKLGRSLSKSGADEIARRSRGTPRIALRLLRRVRDFADVGEYAQDMRNQSEISLECVRYALNELGVNELGFDELDLRYLAILAESRGKAIGLNTIAAAMSEDEATIEDVIEPYLLANGYLERTAKGRVASPKTYELLHIPFLEQKGLF, translated from the coding sequence ATGAGTTTAGGAGAGGGTGAGAAAGTAAATCGTGTCGTAGATATGGAAAAATATAGCTTTGAAAGTGTCCAAGAGTTATCTTTGCGTCCAAATGTGTGGGAGGAGTATATCGGGCAAGAAAAGATTAAAAAAAATCTCAAAGTGTTTATTGAGGCGAGTAAAAAGCGTAAAGAATGCCTAGATCATATTTTGTTTTTTGGACCACCCGGTCTTGGTAAAACTACGCTTAGCCATATTATCGCACACGAAATGGGATGCAATATCAAAGTCAGTGCTGCGCCTATGATTGAAAAATCTGGCGATTTGGCGGCGATTTTAACAAATCTTAATGAGGGAGATATTTTATTTATTGATGAAATACATCGTCTTAGCCCTGCGATTGAAGAGATTCTCTATCCTGCAATGGAGGATTTTCGCCTTGATATTATTATTGGCTCTGGTCCTGCTGCGCAAACGCTTAAAATTGACTTAGCTCCTTTTACGCTTATTGGCGCAACTACACGCGCAGGTATGCTTTCAAATCCGTTGCGTGATAGATTTGGTATGAGCTTTAGATTGCAATTTTATGAACCAAAGGAGCTCTCTGCTATTGTGATTTGTGCTTCTTCAAAGCTAGGCAGAAGCCTCTCAAAAAGCGGTGCAGATGAAATTGCACGCCGATCAAGAGGCACACCTCGTATTGCTTTGCGATTGCTTAGGCGTGTGAGAGACTTTGCAGATGTGGGTGAATATGCACAGGATATGAGAAATCAAAGTGAAATAAGCCTTGAATGTGTCCGTTATGCGCTTAATGAGCTAGGTGTGAATGAACTAGGCTTTGATGAGCTTGATTTGCGTTATTTGGCAATTTTAGCAGAATCTAGAGGCAAAGCTATAGGGTTAAATACCATTGCCGCTGCGATGAGTGAAGATGAGGCAACTATTGAAGATGTAATTGAACCCTATCTTTTAGCAAATGGCTATTTGGAGCGCACAGCAAAGGGGCGAGTGGCAAGCCCAAAGACTTATGAGCTTTTGCATATTCCTTTTTTGGAGCAAAAGGGATTGTTTTAG
- the panB gene encoding 3-methyl-2-oxobutanoate hydroxymethyltransferase: protein MLDKKMSIATLKAKKGIEKITAITAYDALMARIFDGEVDVILVGDSLKMSFGGENETLGASMQEMIYHTKAVCKGAKHSFIIADMPFGSYATPNMALKNALRFYKNTAADALKLEVGIDKLPVVKVLCEEGIAVMAHIGLKPQFMRFDGGFKIKGKDEVESQELIEAAVAFQEAGVFGILIEGVKSESGARITQALEIPTIGIGAGVECDGQILVWSDAFGFFDEFKPKFVRRYCDGKAILKDAIRAYAKDVKSQAFPQAQESY from the coding sequence ATGTTGGATAAAAAAATGAGTATAGCTACACTCAAGGCAAAAAAAGGGATTGAAAAAATTACAGCAATTACTGCGTATGATGCGCTTATGGCACGCATTTTTGATGGTGAAGTTGATGTGATTTTGGTAGGTGATAGCTTGAAAATGAGTTTTGGTGGAGAGAATGAAACATTAGGTGCAAGTATGCAAGAGATGATTTATCATACAAAGGCAGTGTGCAAAGGCGCTAAGCATTCTTTCATCATTGCAGATATGCCTTTTGGTAGCTATGCTACACCAAATATGGCATTAAAAAATGCGCTTAGATTCTATAAAAACACTGCAGCAGATGCACTTAAGCTTGAAGTAGGCATTGATAAATTACCTGTGGTGAAAGTACTATGTGAAGAAGGGATTGCTGTAATGGCACATATTGGCTTGAAACCCCAATTTATGCGCTTTGATGGAGGATTTAAAATAAAGGGCAAAGATGAGGTTGAATCTCAAGAATTGATAGAAGCCGCTGTTGCATTCCAAGAAGCTGGGGTTTTTGGGATTTTGATAGAGGGAGTGAAATCGGAATCTGGTGCACGCATTACACAAGCTTTAGAGATTCCAACGATTGGCATTGGTGCAGGTGTGGAGTGTGATGGGCAGATTCTTGTATGGAGCGATGCTTTTGGCTTTTTTGATGAGTTTAAGCCAAAATTTGTGCGCCGCTATTGTGATGGTAAAGCGATACTTAAAGATGCCATAAGAGCGTATGCCAAAGATGTAAAATCTCAAGCATTTCCACAAGCCCAAGAGAGCTATTAA